A genomic region of Photobacterium swingsii contains the following coding sequences:
- the rplS gene encoding 50S ribosomal protein L19: protein MSNIIKQLEDEQLKQDLPTFAPGDTVVVKVKVKEGDRERLQAFEGVVIAKRNRGLHSAFTVRKISNGEGVERAFQTHSPIVDSITVKRRGLVRRAKLYYLRERSGKAARIKEKLARK, encoded by the coding sequence ATGAGTAACATCATCAAGCAGCTCGAAGACGAGCAACTAAAACAAGACCTACCTACTTTTGCACCTGGCGACACTGTTGTTGTTAAAGTAAAAGTAAAAGAAGGTGACCGTGAGCGTCTACAGGCGTTCGAAGGTGTGGTTATCGCTAAGCGTAACCGTGGTCTACATTCTGCATTCACAGTTCGTAAAATCTCGAACGGTGAAGGCGTTGAGCGTGCGTTCCAAACTCACTCTCCAATCGTTGACAGCATTACTGTTAAGCGTCGTGGTCTAGTACGTCGTGCCAAACTGTACTACCTACGTGAGCGTTCAGGTAAAGCGGCTCGTATCAAAGAGAAACTTGCTCGCAAGTAA
- the tyrA gene encoding bifunctional chorismate mutase/prephenate dehydrogenase, with the protein MVAELSKLRDQIDEVDRQMVELLARRLSLVEDVGHVKSQHGLPIYAPDREAAMLASRRQEAESKGVPPDLIEDILRRTMRESYSSENDSGFKCLKPDLRPIVVVGGHGQLGGLFCRLFELSGYQVRKLGSDEWDQADEMLADAGMVVVSVPINVTEQVIAKLGNLPADCILADLTSVKSGPLQAMLEVHKGPVIGLHPMFGPDIPSLAKQVIVYCDGRNPDHYQWLLEQFQIWGASLNRISAIEHDQGMTLIQALRHFTSFVYGVHLAEEDPRLDQLLSLSSPIYRLELAMVGRLFAQDAQLYADIIMSAPQNLAMIKRFHQRFGEAITMLESQDKAAFTQAFDQVENWFGDYAQHFLTESQGLLRQANDSTHRS; encoded by the coding sequence ATGGTTGCTGAACTGAGTAAATTAAGAGATCAAATCGATGAGGTTGATCGCCAGATGGTGGAGCTACTCGCTCGCCGCCTGTCATTAGTAGAAGATGTTGGTCATGTAAAAAGTCAGCATGGACTGCCTATTTATGCCCCTGATCGTGAAGCTGCGATGTTGGCGTCGCGTCGTCAAGAAGCAGAGAGCAAAGGGGTGCCACCCGATCTGATTGAAGATATTTTGCGCCGTACCATGCGTGAATCCTACTCCAGCGAAAATGATTCTGGCTTTAAATGCCTTAAACCTGATCTGCGCCCGATTGTCGTGGTGGGTGGTCATGGTCAGCTGGGGGGATTGTTCTGCCGTTTATTTGAATTGTCGGGTTACCAAGTACGTAAGCTGGGTAGCGATGAGTGGGATCAGGCCGATGAAATGCTAGCGGATGCTGGCATGGTGGTGGTGTCTGTTCCTATTAATGTAACCGAACAAGTCATTGCCAAGCTAGGCAACTTACCTGCAGATTGTATCTTAGCGGATTTAACCTCAGTAAAAAGTGGTCCGCTACAAGCCATGCTAGAAGTCCATAAAGGCCCTGTGATTGGTTTACACCCTATGTTTGGCCCTGATATTCCAAGCTTGGCTAAGCAAGTGATCGTGTACTGTGATGGGCGCAACCCAGATCATTACCAGTGGTTGCTTGAGCAATTCCAAATTTGGGGGGCGAGTCTAAATCGGATCAGTGCAATAGAGCATGATCAGGGTATGACCTTGATCCAAGCGCTGCGTCACTTCACTTCCTTTGTATATGGTGTGCACCTTGCGGAAGAAGACCCTCGATTAGACCAGTTACTTTCGCTTAGTTCACCAATCTATCGCTTAGAGCTTGCCATGGTAGGGCGCTTGTTTGCTCAAGATGCTCAATTGTATGCGGATATTATTATGTCTGCGCCGCAAAATTTAGCGATGATCAAACGCTTTCATCAACGGTTTGGTGAAGCGATAACTATGCTAGAAAGCCAAGATAAAGCGGCTTTTACACAAGCTTTTGATCAAGTAGAAAATTGGTTTGGTGATTACGCCCAACACTTTTTAACTGAGAGCCAAGGGTTATTACGCCAAGCGAACGATTCGACGCATCGATCATAG
- the btsR gene encoding two-component system response regulator BtsR, which translates to MIKALVIDDELYAREELIDLLTESGEIEIIGDCANAIEGLKKINILKPDVIFLDIQMPQITGIEMLSMLDPETMPKVVFVTAYDEYALKAFEDNAFDYLLKPVENERLRKTITRLKRECLSQDYSAMTSEMLELIPCCGHNRIILLRPDEIETAFSDLSGVHVITQDNQATTQLTLKVLEEKTPLIRCHRQYLIHPQAIREIKLLENGLAEITTLHGSHVPVSRRYLKELKDRYGLS; encoded by the coding sequence ATGATTAAAGCACTCGTAATAGATGATGAACTATATGCCCGTGAAGAGCTGATCGATTTACTGACAGAAAGCGGTGAGATCGAGATCATTGGCGATTGTGCAAACGCGATTGAAGGGCTAAAAAAAATTAATATCCTCAAGCCCGACGTGATTTTTTTGGATATCCAAATGCCGCAGATCACGGGCATTGAAATGCTGAGCATGCTTGACCCAGAGACGATGCCGAAAGTGGTGTTTGTAACGGCTTACGATGAGTACGCGCTCAAAGCCTTTGAAGATAATGCCTTTGATTATCTGCTCAAGCCCGTTGAAAACGAACGGTTACGAAAGACCATCACCCGCCTTAAGCGTGAGTGTCTCAGCCAAGATTATTCTGCGATGACCAGCGAAATGCTAGAGCTGATCCCTTGCTGTGGCCATAACCGAATTATCTTGCTACGCCCAGATGAAATTGAAACCGCTTTTTCAGATCTATCGGGCGTGCATGTCATCACCCAAGACAACCAAGCGACGACACAACTCACACTAAAAGTGCTCGAAGAGAAAACCCCACTGATCCGTTGTCACCGCCAATACTTGATCCACCCGCAGGCAATCAGAGAAATCAAATTGCTGGAAAATGGACTCGCCGAAATCACAACTTTACATGGTTCACACGTGCCTGTGAGTCGCCGTTATCTCAAAGAACTCAAAGACAGGTACGGACTCAGTTAA
- the bamD gene encoding outer membrane protein assembly factor BamD, with product MKRLTLTAILAVALLSGCSSTEEVVPDVPPSELYATAQEALQSGSWTKAIERLETLDSRYPFGAYSEQVQLDLIYAYYKNDDLALGEATIDRFNRLNPVHEKTDWVMYMRGLTHMAQDRSFMHDLFSVDRHDRDPVPARTAFRDFKRLLDRFPNSQYAADAKARMIFLKNRLADYELATADFYVRREAWVAAVNRCQQIQRLYPDTEAARKSLDLMLTAYEALGLEEPIANTKKLIALNPS from the coding sequence ATGAAACGCCTGACTCTCACAGCGATTCTTGCTGTCGCCCTACTTTCGGGCTGTTCCAGCACAGAAGAAGTTGTGCCAGATGTGCCGCCTTCTGAGCTTTATGCCACAGCGCAAGAAGCACTACAAAGTGGTAGCTGGACAAAAGCCATCGAACGTTTGGAAACGCTCGATTCACGTTATCCATTCGGTGCCTACTCAGAACAGGTGCAGCTGGATCTAATTTATGCTTACTACAAAAACGACGATCTCGCGTTAGGTGAAGCCACCATAGATCGTTTTAACCGTTTAAACCCTGTCCATGAAAAAACAGACTGGGTAATGTATATGCGTGGTCTAACGCACATGGCACAGGATCGCAGCTTTATGCACGATTTGTTCAGTGTCGACCGTCATGACCGTGACCCTGTTCCTGCACGCACGGCATTCCGTGATTTTAAACGTCTACTCGATCGCTTCCCGAACAGCCAATATGCAGCCGATGCAAAAGCGCGAATGATTTTCTTGAAAAATCGTCTTGCTGATTACGAGCTAGCAACCGCTGATTTTTACGTTCGTCGTGAAGCCTGGGTCGCTGCGGTTAACCGTTGCCAACAAATCCAACGCTTATACCCAGATACAGAAGCTGCGCGTAAGTCATTAGACTTAATGCTAACGGCTTACGAAGCATTAGGGCTTGAAGAGCCAATTGCTAATACTAAAAAGTTAATCGCGCTCAATCCAAGTTAA
- a CDS encoding sensor histidine kinase, producing MELIFSLLQQLSVYLVIAYLLSKTPLFMPITTISGRLSQRFSCYVLFSLFCILGTYFGLNIEDAIANTRAIGAVMGGLLGGPIVGFAVGLTGGMHRYSMGGFTDVACAISTTMEGVMGGLLHLYLVRSGQVEQLFKPFIVFTITLFAEIMQMFIILVVAKPFDQALHLVSAIALPMVIANSLGAALFMSIIQDRKTIYEKYSAAFSSRALKIAQRSVGILSQGFNKETSKKIAQIVYEETGVGAVAITDRDKILAFIGIGDDHHLPDTPISSGYTRRAIDNCELVYADGYDIPYCCSLHEKCRLGSALVIPLIGGNNEVLGTIKLYEPKRKLFSTVNLTLGEGIAKLLSNQILTGRYIQQQALLTQAELRLLQAQVNPHFLFNALNTINAVIRRDPDKARELIQHLSQFFRRNLKQNIETVTLKEELQHVHAYLEIELARFSDRLTVHVDVPDALLSLKIPTFTLQPLVENAIKHGTSTLLENGIIHIHGKVNNEVITLVVADNAGCYQPVGEESGLGMKIVDKRLKNMFGKQFGVSMQCQAQVSTKATITLPASLLTNALVSTQRTLSQSTSAENNSHD from the coding sequence ATGGAACTGATTTTCTCGCTTCTCCAACAACTCAGTGTGTATTTAGTTATCGCTTATTTACTGAGTAAAACCCCTTTATTCATGCCAATCACCACAATTTCAGGGCGATTATCTCAACGTTTTTCTTGCTACGTATTATTTTCTTTGTTTTGTATATTAGGCACTTACTTTGGTTTAAACATCGAAGACGCTATCGCTAACACCCGTGCAATCGGAGCGGTTATGGGGGGCTTGTTGGGGGGGCCTATTGTTGGATTTGCTGTGGGATTAACTGGCGGTATGCACCGCTATTCCATGGGTGGCTTTACCGATGTTGCTTGTGCTATTTCCACCACAATGGAAGGTGTAATGGGTGGTTTACTGCATTTATATTTAGTACGTTCTGGTCAGGTTGAGCAGCTATTTAAGCCTTTCATTGTATTCACCATTACCCTGTTTGCTGAAATTATGCAGATGTTTATTATCTTGGTTGTCGCGAAGCCTTTCGACCAAGCACTCCATTTGGTCAGTGCCATCGCTTTACCTATGGTGATTGCCAACTCGCTCGGTGCTGCACTATTTATGAGTATTATTCAGGATAGAAAAACGATCTATGAAAAATACTCAGCTGCATTTTCTAGCCGAGCCCTCAAAATTGCCCAGCGCTCAGTCGGTATTTTGAGCCAAGGCTTTAACAAAGAAACATCGAAAAAAATTGCCCAAATCGTTTATGAAGAAACTGGTGTGGGCGCTGTTGCGATTACGGATCGTGATAAGATTCTCGCGTTTATCGGCATTGGCGATGATCACCACCTGCCTGATACCCCCATTTCTTCAGGCTATACCCGTCGTGCCATTGATAACTGTGAACTGGTGTATGCCGACGGCTACGACATCCCGTACTGTTGCTCGCTGCATGAAAAATGTCGTTTAGGTTCAGCCCTAGTGATCCCGCTAATTGGTGGTAATAACGAGGTGCTGGGTACCATCAAACTGTACGAACCTAAGCGAAAGCTATTCTCCACCGTCAACCTCACCCTCGGTGAAGGCATTGCCAAACTGCTGTCGAACCAAATTTTGACTGGGCGTTATATCCAGCAACAAGCTTTATTGACCCAAGCCGAATTACGTCTGCTGCAAGCGCAAGTGAACCCGCACTTTTTGTTCAATGCCTTAAATACAATTAATGCGGTAATACGCAGAGATCCAGACAAAGCACGCGAACTTATTCAGCACTTATCGCAATTTTTCCGTCGCAATCTAAAACAAAATATTGAAACCGTGACCCTAAAAGAGGAACTGCAACATGTTCATGCTTACCTAGAAATTGAACTGGCTCGGTTTTCAGATCGTTTAACTGTACATGTGGATGTTCCCGACGCTTTACTGTCACTCAAAATACCGACATTCACCTTACAGCCTTTAGTCGAAAACGCCATCAAACACGGTACTTCGACCCTATTAGAGAATGGTATTATTCATATTCATGGCAAGGTCAACAATGAGGTTATTACACTCGTAGTCGCCGACAATGCAGGGTGCTACCAACCTGTCGGCGAAGAAAGTGGACTGGGTATGAAGATTGTCGATAAGCGGCTTAAAAATATGTTTGGCAAACAATTTGGTGTCAGTATGCAATGCCAAGCACAGGTATCCACCAAGGCGACAATTACCTTACCCGCCTCATTACTGACAAATGCCTTGGTATCAACTCAACGTACACTTTCTCAATCAACGTCGGCGGAGAATAACTCGCATGATTAA
- a CDS encoding 3-deoxy-7-phosphoheptulonate synthase has translation MQKDQLNNIHIQDEQVLITPDQLKQKLPVSESAFTFIQQSRQTIADIIHKRDHRLLVVCGPCSIHDVDAAKAYAQKLKQLSEQLDDQLYIVMRVYFEKPRTTVGWKGLINDPHLDGSFEVEEGLHIARQLLIDLVEMGIPLATEALDPISPQYIGDLFSWAAIGARTTESQTHREMASGLSMPVGFKNGTDGSLGTAINAMQAAASGHRFMGINRQGQVALLNTQGNPDGHVILRGGKQTNYDSVSVTECENEMSAASLSPSLMVDCSHANSRKDYRRQPLVAEDVIHQIREGNKSIIGLMLESHINEGNQSADLSREEMAYGVSITDACINWGDTESLLRHAHKELVPFLQERNQ, from the coding sequence ATGCAAAAAGACCAACTAAATAATATTCATATTCAAGACGAACAAGTATTGATCACACCCGATCAGCTGAAACAAAAACTGCCTGTTAGTGAATCTGCCTTTACGTTTATCCAACAATCACGTCAAACCATCGCGGATATTATTCACAAGCGAGATCACCGTTTATTGGTGGTGTGTGGTCCATGCTCAATCCATGATGTTGATGCAGCGAAAGCGTATGCCCAAAAACTAAAGCAGCTGTCAGAGCAACTTGATGATCAGCTTTACATCGTGATGCGTGTGTATTTTGAGAAGCCCCGCACCACGGTAGGCTGGAAAGGTTTGATTAACGACCCACATTTAGACGGTTCTTTCGAAGTGGAAGAAGGTTTGCACATTGCACGTCAGCTACTGATTGATTTGGTTGAAATGGGGATCCCTCTCGCAACAGAAGCGCTGGATCCGATCAGCCCGCAGTACATTGGTGATTTGTTTAGTTGGGCGGCAATTGGGGCACGTACCACTGAATCACAAACTCACCGTGAAATGGCGAGTGGTCTATCTATGCCCGTTGGCTTTAAAAATGGCACAGATGGCAGTTTAGGTACGGCAATTAATGCGATGCAAGCTGCGGCTTCTGGTCACCGCTTTATGGGGATTAATCGTCAAGGCCAAGTTGCGCTACTGAATACTCAAGGTAACCCTGATGGTCATGTGATTTTACGTGGCGGTAAGCAAACTAACTACGACTCAGTTTCTGTGACAGAGTGTGAAAACGAGATGAGCGCAGCGAGTCTATCACCATCCCTGATGGTAGACTGTAGCCATGCTAACTCTCGAAAAGACTACCGTCGTCAACCTTTAGTCGCGGAAGATGTGATCCATCAAATCAGAGAAGGCAATAAATCCATCATAGGCTTGATGTTAGAAAGCCACATAAATGAAGGTAACCAAAGCGCGGATTTATCGCGTGAGGAAATGGCTTACGGTGTGTCTATCACTGACGCCTGTATTAATTGGGGAGATACAGAATCCCTTCTACGCCATGCGCATAAAGAGTTAGTCCCATTCTTACAAGAACGTAATCAATAA
- a CDS encoding outer membrane beta-barrel protein — protein MPATASAYNQVYFQGGYSELSVDDKHDSGWITQVGYSYALSYSLAIETAIFFNASGTAPLTDEDTHKEYVDYRGAIVAMRGEMPISNLFLTYGKIGANYTSLQYSHWGNGQHGSDEFGSFRPYVAIGLKAPVSHNLMMSGEMQYLDMAKGFRANTFSLGLHFIF, from the coding sequence ATGCCTGCTACAGCTTCAGCCTACAATCAAGTTTACTTCCAAGGTGGATACTCAGAACTAAGCGTGGACGACAAACACGACAGCGGCTGGATCACCCAAGTTGGCTACTCGTATGCTCTCTCCTATTCGCTTGCGATCGAAACAGCGATCTTCTTTAACGCAAGTGGCACAGCTCCATTAACGGATGAAGACACACATAAAGAATATGTCGATTACCGTGGTGCAATTGTGGCAATGCGCGGAGAAATGCCTATCAGTAACCTGTTTTTAACTTACGGGAAAATCGGTGCAAACTATACCAGCCTGCAGTACAGCCATTGGGGAAATGGGCAACATGGTAGTGATGAGTTTGGCAGTTTTCGTCCTTATGTCGCGATAGGCCTTAAAGCACCTGTGAGCCATAACCTAATGATGAGTGGTGAAATGCAATACCTTGATATGGCAAAAGGTTTTCGGGCTAACACTTTCAGCCTTGGCCTTCATTTCATTTTCTAA
- a CDS encoding carbon starvation CstA family protein → MTWFLLCVAALIGGYFIYGAFIEKVFGINENRQTPAYTKTDGVDYVPMSTKKVYLVQLLNIAGVGPIFGPIMGALYGPAAMLWIVLGCIFAGAVHDYFSGMLSVRNGGASVPTLTGRYLGNGAKHFMNIFAIVLLLLVGVVFVSAPAGMITNLVNEQTNMGLSMTTMVVIIFAYYIIATIVPVDKIIGRFYPLFGALLIFMSVGLITAIAFSSEHTLLGDYEMSQMFTNMNPNNLPLWPALFITIACGAISGFHATQSPLMARCVENEKNGRFVFYGAMIGEGIIALIWCALALSFFGSVESLAEAVKNGGPGSVVYNSSIGLLGVVGGVVAFLGVVILPITSGDTAFRSSRLILAEYFNMEQKTLRNRLLMALPLFVLGGVLTQVDFGIIWRYFGFANQSTAVMMLWTASAYLLRHNKLHWVATIPAIFMTTVCITFILSNAQLGFGLPMTLSTIVGVVSSLTITGLVIKKSKGKGETDLADEDDGKLETV, encoded by the coding sequence ATGACTTGGTTCTTACTCTGCGTTGCCGCACTCATAGGTGGATACTTCATCTACGGTGCATTCATTGAAAAAGTTTTTGGCATTAATGAAAATCGCCAAACACCGGCATACACCAAAACGGATGGTGTGGACTATGTGCCAATGTCGACCAAGAAAGTCTACCTTGTTCAGTTACTCAATATTGCAGGTGTAGGCCCAATCTTTGGCCCTATCATGGGGGCACTATACGGCCCTGCCGCTATGCTTTGGATTGTACTAGGCTGTATTTTCGCAGGGGCTGTGCATGACTACTTCTCAGGTATGCTGTCGGTACGTAACGGCGGAGCATCTGTACCGACACTAACTGGTCGCTACCTTGGCAACGGTGCAAAACATTTTATGAACATTTTTGCTATCGTACTGTTGCTACTTGTCGGTGTGGTTTTCGTTTCAGCACCAGCGGGTATGATCACCAACCTAGTTAACGAACAAACCAACATGGGCTTGTCGATGACAACCATGGTCGTAATTATTTTTGCTTACTACATTATCGCGACAATCGTACCTGTTGATAAAATCATTGGCCGTTTCTATCCACTTTTCGGCGCTCTACTGATCTTTATGTCTGTCGGCCTGATCACGGCAATCGCATTCTCAAGCGAGCACACCTTGCTTGGTGATTATGAAATGAGCCAAATGTTCACAAACATGAACCCAAACAATCTGCCACTGTGGCCTGCACTGTTTATTACGATTGCTTGTGGTGCCATCTCTGGTTTCCATGCAACCCAATCGCCACTCATGGCACGCTGTGTTGAAAATGAAAAGAATGGCCGCTTCGTTTTCTACGGAGCAATGATCGGTGAAGGTATTATCGCGCTGATTTGGTGTGCACTGGCTCTCTCTTTCTTTGGCTCGGTTGAATCATTAGCGGAAGCAGTGAAAAATGGTGGGCCAGGTAGCGTGGTTTACAACTCATCAATTGGTCTATTAGGCGTTGTAGGTGGTGTGGTTGCTTTCCTTGGTGTTGTTATTCTACCGATTACATCAGGTGATACCGCATTCCGCTCTAGCCGCTTAATCCTGGCTGAATACTTCAACATGGAGCAGAAAACACTGCGTAACCGCCTGCTGATGGCACTTCCTCTGTTCGTTCTCGGTGGTGTGTTGACCCAAGTTGACTTTGGCATCATCTGGCGCTACTTCGGCTTTGCTAACCAATCTACAGCCGTGATGATGCTGTGGACGGCGTCCGCTTACCTACTGCGCCATAACAAGCTGCATTGGGTTGCGACTATCCCTGCTATTTTCATGACAACCGTATGTATCACGTTCATCCTTAGCAATGCACAACTTGGTTTCGGTCTACCTATGACCTTATCAACCATTGTTGGCGTGGTAAGCAGCCTAACGATTACAGGGCTAGTCATTAAAAAATCAAAAGGTAAAGGCGAAACCGACCTTGCCGATGAAGACGATGGCAAACTAGAAACCGTTTAA
- a CDS encoding type II secretion system protein gives MTNKGFTLIELIVTIVVLGILAVTAAPKFMNIQGDARKATLSGLEGALKSSVGIVYGKAVLNGVEKGQAIVEVNNKSIAVIDGTPVASKTNLGHIVQTDIQAFNGVTNGHTGPHVVVFGFQKTAKAVYDSQCYLQATNIENNNETIFVTSIFSDGC, from the coding sequence ATGACTAATAAAGGTTTTACCCTAATCGAATTGATTGTGACGATCGTTGTACTCGGTATTTTAGCCGTGACGGCAGCCCCAAAATTCATGAATATTCAGGGTGATGCAAGAAAAGCCACGCTCAGTGGTCTGGAAGGTGCGCTCAAGAGTTCTGTGGGGATTGTGTATGGTAAAGCGGTACTAAACGGTGTCGAAAAGGGTCAGGCTATTGTTGAGGTTAATAATAAGAGCATTGCCGTGATTGATGGGACCCCAGTAGCGAGTAAAACCAATTTAGGCCATATAGTGCAAACCGATATCCAGGCTTTTAACGGCGTCACGAATGGGCATACAGGCCCGCATGTAGTGGTGTTTGGCTTTCAAAAGACAGCCAAAGCTGTTTATGACAGTCAGTGTTATTTGCAAGCAACTAACATCGAAAATAATAACGAAACGATCTTTGTGACCTCTATTTTTTCTGATGGCTGCTAG
- the hpf gene encoding ribosome hibernation-promoting factor, HPF/YfiA family, which yields MTVEITGKNLDITPAIRERIELKFSKLEKYQVPLINKHAVISTEPNRQFKVEASAAIPGGNIVASAEHDDMYGAITEVYQKLERQLNKQAHKPSARRASHSNKPELVEVEEEEEEADV from the coding sequence ATGACAGTAGAAATCACCGGCAAAAACCTAGATATCACCCCTGCTATCCGTGAGAGAATTGAACTTAAATTCAGTAAGTTAGAAAAATATCAAGTACCGCTAATTAACAAGCACGCTGTAATTAGCACAGAGCCAAATCGTCAATTTAAAGTAGAAGCATCTGCTGCTATTCCGGGAGGTAATATTGTTGCCTCAGCAGAGCACGACGACATGTATGGTGCGATTACTGAAGTTTATCAAAAACTCGAACGCCAACTGAATAAACAAGCGCATAAGCCTTCCGCGCGCCGAGCTAGCCATAGCAACAAGCCTGAGCTTGTCGAGGTAGAGGAAGAGGAAGAAGAAGCTGACGTATAA
- the pheA gene encoding prephenate dehydratase has product MTDKLYSLDDIRTNVSRIDNELLKLLAERRQLSLEVAKSKIETAKPVRDLTREQALLLRLVDSGKELQLDPQYVTQIFHTIIEDSVLYQQAYLQKLTNPESLQPVARVSFLGSKGSYSHLASRNYFSKKQTQLVEMSCSTFRDVINTVETGNADYGVLPIENTSSGSINEVYDLLQHTSLSIVGEITQPIEHCLLVATDTSLENIKTLYSHPQPHQQCSEYLHAMGDIDQEYCSSTAEAMQKVAELQRNDVAAIGNASSGEIYGLTAVKSGIANQQENFTRFIVVARKPVEVTSLIPAKTTLIMSTAQKAGSLVECLVVLRNLNINMTKLESRPVIGNPWEEMFYLDVEQNLKSDVMQEALEELTRLTRFIKVLGCYPSENVKPVDIEF; this is encoded by the coding sequence ATGACAGACAAACTATATTCATTGGATGATATTCGTACGAATGTTAGCCGGATAGATAACGAACTACTGAAACTATTAGCTGAACGTCGCCAATTAAGCCTTGAAGTCGCAAAAAGCAAAATTGAAACCGCTAAACCCGTTAGAGACTTAACTCGCGAACAAGCACTCCTATTGCGCTTAGTCGATTCAGGTAAAGAGTTACAGCTAGACCCACAATACGTCACCCAAATTTTCCACACCATCATTGAAGACTCGGTGTTATACCAACAAGCCTATTTGCAAAAACTCACCAATCCTGAAAGTTTACAGCCCGTGGCACGTGTTTCGTTCTTGGGCTCGAAGGGCTCATACTCTCATCTTGCTAGCCGTAACTATTTCAGCAAAAAACAAACCCAACTGGTTGAAATGAGCTGCTCAACCTTCCGTGATGTGATTAATACTGTTGAAACAGGCAATGCAGACTATGGCGTCTTACCGATTGAGAACACCAGCTCTGGTTCTATCAATGAGGTGTACGACTTACTGCAACACACCAGTCTCTCGATTGTCGGCGAAATCACTCAACCTATCGAACATTGTCTACTGGTCGCGACAGACACTAGCCTAGAGAATATTAAAACGCTGTATTCGCATCCACAACCCCACCAGCAGTGCAGTGAATACTTACACGCGATGGGCGATATAGACCAAGAATACTGCTCTAGCACTGCGGAAGCGATGCAAAAAGTGGCCGAACTACAACGTAATGATGTCGCTGCTATTGGCAATGCATCCAGCGGAGAAATTTACGGGTTAACGGCGGTGAAATCTGGCATTGCGAATCAGCAAGAAAACTTCACCCGCTTTATTGTTGTTGCGCGTAAACCCGTCGAAGTCACCTCACTGATCCCAGCGAAAACAACCTTGATTATGTCAACGGCGCAAAAAGCAGGCTCTCTAGTTGAGTGTTTAGTAGTACTACGTAACCTCAACATCAACATGACTAAGCTTGAGTCTCGTCCTGTTATTGGCAACCCATGGGAAGAAATGTTCTATCTCGACGTAGAGCAAAATCTAAAATCAGACGTCATGCAGGAAGCACTTGAAGAGTTAACACGTTTAACCCGCTTTATTAAAGTATTAGGCTGCTACCCAAGCGAGAACGTGAAACCTGTTGATATCGAATTTTAA